The window AGTACGGCTACGTGGTGCTGGTGCTGCTGTCCTACATCTTCCTCAACTTCTGGATGTCCTTCCAAGTCGGCAAGGCCCGCAAGAAGTACTTCTCTGCTCTTgcgatctcttcttcttccttgcgtTCGTCCTCTGTTCGCTCCTGATATGCTCTCTTCCATGGCGGTCTCAAGGTACCAGGTGTTCTACCCCACCCTCTACGCCATCAAGTCCGAGAACAAGGACGCCAAGCTCTTCAATTGCGTCCAGGTCTCACTCTCCCTCCTCTTCTCGATGAACTTCTTGAtcagattctctctctctctctctctctctctctcttactgtgTTTTAATGGTGGTGGCAGAGGGGGCATCAGAACTCGCTGGAGATGATGCCGGTGTTCTTCGCCACGCTGCTTGTAGGCGGCCTGCAGCTCCCCGTCATCGCCGCGGGGCTCGGCGCCGTCTACACCGTCGCCCGCTTCTTCTACTTCAAGGGCTATGCCTCCGGCGTCCCGGAGAACCGCCTCAGGATCGGGTACTACTTCTCTCTCGCCACCCCCCGTTGTCGACTCCTCCCTCCCTCGTTTCTATCCAACACAACAAGGTGATCGCGTGTTGTCGCTTACAGGGGAATCAACTTCCTGGCCTTGTTCGGGCTTATAATCCTCACGGCGGCCTTCGCGATGAGCCTTATCCTCGATGTCAACATGCAGTCTCGATCGTCTTCTTGAAGCTTTGCTGTtagcacatgatacaaccttcttcttcttctttcatcttTATCTATGTTGATCTTTACATGCTGTTCATTCCTACGCGCTGGCCATGTATTCTGTTTTGTGCATTGACCATGTCGGTCAACACCCTATTGGGGTCAACTTTGGTTccgtatttaataaaaaataatttaattttagataTATCTCTCCAATCACGCATTTCGCCGGTGAACAGCACGATATTTGAGATGGAGATCGACGAGTTTGCCGTGAGTCTAAACGACTGCAACATTGGAGCAAATCTCTTCTCGGATCAGGTAAGATGTTTGGATTGCGACCCGAACCCGATGGTCTGTATAGTTTTTAACGGTCTATCTGAGTCAGGCTTTAAATCTCGGATATCCGAATCCAAATTCTGGTCGGATCGGATCCGATGAGCATGTGTCGTACGAGCCAGGCAACACAGAGTGTAATGAGCAAGAGCTGTGTGAGGCCCCACATCTTCTGGGTCACTCAGGGATGGGGTTGGTGTGGGGTCCCACGATCGACCGTGATCAATGGCACGCACGAGATCGAGGGAGCCTCCATCCTAACCTTGTGCTGACCGGGTCGCAAACAGAGCCCATAAACGACGCGGGCCTCCGCGGTCGCCTGCACCAGATCAGATAACCCTAACCCTCGCTCTTCTTCCAGCTCGAAGCCGCACTCATTGCTCGATCGACCGTCCCGTCTCGGCTCCTGGGAATTGGGGGAATCCAACCCCAACCCATCTCCTCTCTCCCCCCACCTTCCCAGCCTCGATCCCAAGCCCCGAATCGACCCCACTGCACCGACCACGAGAGGAAGGACGCGATCGATCGAGCCCTAAATCCATCCTCCATGGCCGCGCCCACCCCGACCCCAATTCCCCTCGCCCAAATCGAATCGTCCACGGCTTCCCCTGCCGctgctgcggttgctgctgctgctgctgctgctgccgccgctcctcCCCCGTCCAAGCTCCCCATCAAGCGCAAGAAGACTCCCCAGCCACACTCCCAAGAACAGGCACAGCCCCACCTCTCCTCCCCCGACCCCCTCCTCGTTCCcgccccttcctcctcctcctcggatcCACCCCTCGCCGCTGACcagggcttcgacgaggacgacgACTACGATGATGGCGACGACGACTACGGCGCCGCAGCGGCCGCCGGGTCACCCGCCCCGATCGACGTGCGAGCCGGCGGGGCTTCGGCTGCCGCGGCCCCTCCCTTCCGGTTCCAGCGCGTGTGGTCGGAGTCGGACGAGATCCGGTTCCTCCAGGGTCTCCTGGGCTGCTGGTCGCAGGGCCTGGTTTTCCCTCGCGACCTCAACCTTTTCTTCGACCGCTTCTCCGAGTCCATGCCCCAGCCTTACACCCGGTCGCAGCTCTCCGAGAAGCTCCGCCGTCTCCGCAAGAAGTTCCGCGTCATGTCCTCCCGCATCGCCCGCGGCCAGGACCCCGCCCGCCTCGCCCCCCACGACCGCGACGTCCTCCACCTCTGCACCCGCCTCTGGCATCCCTCCTACGCCGCCTCGTCCCCCTTTTCGGCCCCCGACGCCCTCGCCCCCGGCAGTGGCGGCAACAAGCGCCGCCGCCCCAACCCGCGGGCCCCCACTGGCCAGGCCCGCCCCGACAACCCGCCTCCCTTTcccgcccctcctcctcctcctcctcccgcacCTATCGCCACCCTAACACCTCCTCCACCCCTTCTTGCTCTTCCTCCTCCTACCGACGAAAAGGTGGCCTGCATCGGTGCGGGCACCTCCGTGAACGCGCTTCATCCTGTACTGGAAAACGAAGAAAAGGAGGTGAAGGTGGAGAAAGAGGAGAAGCCTCTGTCGGGGGTGGGTAGGGATGAGGTTGCTCCTGGCATCGATGTGCCAAGGCATCTGTTGGCGAAAACCATCTTGGATGTGTTTGATGCGTGCCTCAACGAGTTCAAGGTGACCGTGGCAGGGCAGGGGCTCGTTTTCCCAGGCAGCTCTGCTTCGTCCGGTGCCGCTGGTAGGAGTGACCTGGAGCAGAGATGGCGGGAGCAGCGGGTCACCGAGCTGGACGTCTTGGGCAGGCGCTTGAGGTTGGTTCTCGAGAAAACCATCCAGAATTGAACAGTCTGCAGGGAAAGACAACTAATTTGGATTCTCCTCTGCTAGGATGTGTTATTAGCTTCCAGTACCGTTTATTTATGCGTTGCTTTACGAGTTTGTACATCGTCGTATCCGTAGTTCATGTAGTTCTTGCGTCTTAATATCAAATGTTTGTCTTTGTGGTTGCAGCAGAATCTAATTTTGTTTGCATGAATGATTGCTTTATCTAAATTGCTTTTTGCGTCTATCTTGTTTATTTTGGTTAAGGTACCTCTTTACGTTCTATAATTCTCCTAGACATGGAAATGTTTAATTGCAAGAACTCTGTTGTTGGACAAAATGCAACCAAGTTGTGGCTGTTCGGTGGATGATCTACAGGATGAATTGGACGTATCAGCCTCTTTGTTTTCCTAGAGGCTATATGTTAGTCATTGTTGAATTCATATTGATTTATTATGGGTGATTAGGTCATATGTTAGACTAttgactaacttgatcgtcgaaggggagagcttgacccgacctgtgtgcagggacgaagacggagcGCCTCCCACCATGCGCCCAGGCAAGGAGTTCCCTTCCGGAAAAAATGATTGTCCCGTCAAGATCGGACCAACGTAGTCGGCTACCTCAGTACTCTCAAGGGTAGTTCAGGAAGATCCTtgctcattcggacccgaacccagtCGTGTTGGTCCCGAGGCTTGACACTAACAACCTGTATATCCATCCTATTGAGATACCGTGAAAACATGTCACTTGTGTTCCATCTTTGAACTTTTATCGAATGGAGATGATTATGTGCAAGTCTTACGAGGCAAAGGGTTCTTCTGGTAATGATGTATGTGTGTTTGGTTGGGACAAACTTGCTTGTCCTCCGAGGACCAGGGGTGGTGGTTGGTGGCATGAAACTCTAAGCCTTGGTGGAGGCTCGGCCTGGGAGTCATTTGGTGAAAGATGAGTAGAAAGTAAGTATGCCTTTCTTGGGGAGCCTTGAAGGGCAGGGAAACAGCCATTTGGTGAAAGATAAGTAGAAAGTATGCCTTTTATTATTACTCGTTGCCTCTTAGCGACACAACAGTTTCTAACTTTCGTTTTCTACATCGGACGTTACTACTGTCACAGGTGTTCAATCAAGACTAGTAGCATCGGCGTGCTAGACGTGACTCTTTTTAagcatgaggaggaggaggaggaggaggaggttcagAACTTTCAGTAATGTAAAAAAGGAGAGGCGTAGTAAAGCTCGGATGTAGAAAGAAAGAAAGCTTACCTGCATGGAACTGTCACAGTGGTGCTATCTATAATTGGGACAAGAAATAGCCGGTGGAGAAGAACAATGAGCGTATGAATCAGTAGTAAGCAGGGAAAGGACAAACATAATACCAAGGGCTGTACCAATTAGGTACAAGACAGACACACATCTGCGCTGAAACCCTACCTCTGTGGTGGTCTGTTCAAACTTACACGTGATTCGATCCttcgtgatatatatatatatatagtgggcgGTTCACAGGAAGAACCAACAGAAGCCAATCGAATCAAGCCGAGCTATAATGTGTTCTGTTTACGGTATCCGTCGGGCTACGAGGAAGGCAGATCGCACCATGAACAGCTTCTACGTATATGCATGGTGATATGGTGTTGGTGATGAATCTGTAGGATGCATTGCGACAGCGAGTAACCGGATGAGGACGGACTGAGCTCAGAGCTTGACGACCTCGGGGATGTGGACGGGATAGCGGTGGATGCATTCGGACCAGGGGCCGTCGATCGGGGTCTTCACGGTGCGCATGCACTTCCACACCGCGCTGTTGCACTTGAACCCGCTGCCGAAGCCGATCTGCCACACCCGGTCGCCGCGCCGCATCCGCCCCTTGGACTCGATGTAGTTGAGCTCGTACCAGAGGGAGCTGCTGGAGGTGTTGCCGAAGCGGTGCAGCGTCATGCGCGACGCCTCCACGTGCGCCGCCGACAGCTCCAGGTTCTTCTGCAGCTCGTCGATCACCGCTCGCCCCCCGGCGTGGATGCACAAGTGCTCGAATGCCTTCTTGAAGTCGGGGATGTAGGGCTTCCTCTTGGGGTTTATCAACTTCCGCACCACCAGcgtgaggaagaagaggagctgCTCCGACATGGGGAGCACCAGCGGGCCGATGGTGGTGATGTTCGACTTGAGCGCCTCCCCGGCGATGGCCATCAGGTCCTTGGAGAGGGATATGCCCGTGTGGCCCTCCGCGTCCTCCTCCTCGTACACGCAACGGTAGGCGCGGTCGTCGGCCCCCTTGTGGGTGCGCACCACGTGCACGAGCCGGTACTTGGCTCGGCCAGCGTCGCGCCGGCGGTTGGACAGCAGGATCGCCGCGGCGCCCATGCGGAAGAGGCAGTTGGGCAGGAGCATCGCTCGCTGGTTCCCGGCGTAGAAGTTGGGGGTGATGATCTCGGTGGAGATGACGAGGGCGTTGGAGCCGGGGTGCACCTGAAGCAGGTCCCGGGCCAGGTCGATCGAGATGAGCCCCGCGCTGCACCCCATGCCGGACAGGTTGAAGCTTCGGATGTTGCTGCGGAGCTTGTACTTGTTGATGATCATCGCCGACAGCGACGGCGTCGGCGAGAAGAGGCTGCAGTTGACCACCAGGATGTCGATGTCCTTGGGCTTCAGCCCCGTCTTCCGGATGAGGTCGTCGATGGCGGAGAAGATCACCAGCTGCGCCTCCGCGCGGGAAGCTTCCATGGTGGGGTGCGGGGGTATGTAGTGGTTGGCCGGCGGCAGGCAGGTCTCCTCCCCCAGCCCCGACCGCTCCAGTATCCGCATCTGGAACTGCACGCTCTTCTCGTCCGAGTTGATGAGCCGCGTGTGCTCCATGAACGTGGAGAAGGGCACGCGGCAGTTGCTCGGCGGCTTGAAGCAAGCGTACTCCACCAAGTACACCGGCCGCGGCCGCGACATGAAGTACACCGTCGCGACGAAGACGATCACGAAGACGGAGCAGAGGATATGGATCACGTCCAGCTCCAACGCACGCCACAACCCCACGATCTCCTGCGGCCCCCGGTGGACCAACTCCAACCCGACGGCCACCATCACCGGGATCGACAGGAAGGTGACGAAGTTGTCGACCAGGTGCTGATATCCCAGCTTAACATACTTGAGCCTCACCGAGCTCGAAAACTCCGGCAATGGCGCCCTCGGCATCTTCCACTCTCTCTCGTGGCTTCAGAGACACATTCCACCTCTTCTGCCTGCTTGGCTCCTAGTGCTCCGGGTGCTGCACCTGGAGGAGGGGAGAAGGAGAGGATTTAAAGAGAGGAGGAGGGGCTGGCAATGAATGAGGTTAGATGGGGTGGAGTAAATGATGAGAGGTGCCGGACGAGCTTCTCAACAACCCGGCCACGGCGTCTGACGCTGTCTCGGCCCAGCTAGTCTCCCCCTACCCTCTCCTCGCTCTACGTCGCACCATTAATACAATGGCGACGGTGTCTGCGTCGGTCCATGGGGGAGTTGGCGGTTGGGACGGTTGGAGGAAGAATATGAGAGTACTACACCGCCGTCGCTCTCGTGAAACAGAGACGTTGCTTAGTCCATCGGCCATGGCAGATGCCGGAAGCCTCCATTTATTGCTCGCATCCGTGTTGATGTGATTGGCCGCTGGGCAGCTGTAAAGCCGTTCTCCTCCCCTCCCTCGTCttcatcatcatcctcctcctccgcctgcgAACTAATGCGTGGGCGCGTCGGATCGCCAAACCTGACGTTCTCTTCGGCCATCTCCCATTAAAGTTTGACCGGTCCGTCGACGCTCGCACAGGTGGAGTCCACCGAGGAGAAGACGGTAAACGGGGGCCCCGTGGACTTGCGTGCGAACGCGCGCACGCAACTCGTATCTTGTGTCGCAAGCTGCTCAGCCTCCAGCATTTTAGTTTGCACGTGATTAGATATGCTTCAAAAGATATCTgttttatatattcatatttaattataatatatccaAAGTGGAGAGAAAACATGTAattcaattgatttttttttatatgccatacacactttttcttttttcaactATTTTTGCTACAATTGTTTCATCTCGGTCAACATATAAGTTTGACATATGCCTTGATTATTTATTtgttaatatataatatattacgtAGTATTACATCTCCATCTTTGTTAATCTAAATCAGATTGAGCCTCCAGTCAATGCACTACGAATTCCCCCCTTTTCCTTTTTGGGTAAAACCAATCGATATGCCGATTCATAAATTGTTGCACGAATCTTGAAGCGGGCATGTAGAATGATCTGCTTCTCTCATAAGAAAACTATTGAACAGCATTTAATGTTCCTCCTTCGACCGAAGAAGACCGACACGGATGTTCCTTCCGATCTCACGAGCGCAACACGGTGTCAGAGAACCCAGACGGCAATCACACCGCTCTCGTTCGCCGACTTGTCGCCATGGCAGTCTGCTTCCTTCCCTCTCCGATGGAGGATAAAGATGAAGAAGTCACATGTACATGTGTGAACCCAAGTTTGGGGCGGCATCTTCTGGAGAACGACACGGCCCAACTGTTGTTCGATGGAATGTCCATGAGAAAAGAAAGTCTCCAGGATCAGAGACTGCGATAGAGTTTTCTGCAAGGGTTGCTGTCTCCCCATTCTTCTTCTCATATACTACTGCCACCTTTGCTGATTGCTTCAGCCACTCTTAACCTTACGTGCAGTGTCGTAACTCCTCAAAGGTTAATCCAACGTAACCATTCCCGGCCATCCTTCCCTTTGATGACCGCACGCAGAAAGAGACAGTATGTGAGGATGGTATCAGCCATCAGGCGTGTTGGGTTGGGTTTTGGAGTGCTGTGTCAACATTGGCTCCCGCTGCCACCGTGAAAGAGGCCATCAGAACGCATGCAACAGGATAGAGATGAATCATTTAATTGGAATTTGATCTATCATCATTCCCGACGTCAAAGCTTCGATCCAAAACCCATTTCTAGAAGCCATCCTGGTGCAAAAACCCCCTTCCTTCTATCCACCAGCAAGTGAAGGTCTTGGGGAGTAGAAGAGAGGAGCAAGGCATGGGCAACGCAGTGTGCgccaaggagaagaagaagaagacagccaAGGTGATGACGTTGGACGGCGCCGTCATCCGGCTTAAGCCCCCGGCCGCAGCCGGCGACGTGCTCCGGGACCACCCGGGCCACTCCGTCCTGGAGGCCGACGAGGTCAAGCGGCTCGGCGTCCGCGCCACGCCGCTCGACTCCACCCAACCCCTCGAACCGGGGAAGCTCTACTTTCTGGCGGAGCTCCCCCGACCGCTGGACCGCCGCGGGCTGCGAAGAGCCTCCTCCGTCGTGGCCGCCGCGCGTGGCAGCGCCACCGACCGGCTGGAGAACCTGCGGCTCTCTCGGCCGCGGCGCTCCGCTTCGCTCGCCGTGGAGACGGCGGAGGGCGGAGGGGCGGTGCGAGTCCGGGTGCGGCTGCCCGCGGCTCGCGTGGCGAAGCTGCTCCAGGAGAGCGCCGACGGAACGGAGGCGGCGGAGCGGATCGTGGAGCTTTATTTGGCGGAGAAGTCACCGCCCGCAAGGAAGGAGGTGAGTTCCCGTGACTCGCACGTGATCCCTTTCCCGCGTCAACTCACCATGATCTCACGATTACTCTCAGTCTCTATTTGACtcctaaccttttccttataactaatATTGCTTTATTAGATATTAAATTAATTAGTCGTAAAGAGAAATACAATATCTGCAACATAAATACACAGACAATGAGGGAATTGACATTTTGGTAACATAGTAATTAACGACCCGTCAATTGATGGGGTGGATAAGGATGGATGGGGTTCTTCCCAACCAAAATGCCCTTCGACGTATGTTGTTCCTACGCTTTTGATGTCCAAATCTTATAATCGCTTTAAGATTGTCATCCCCGGTTGATGTTGGTGCAGAGACGAACCAGATTCATGCCTGTGGTGGATGAGACAAGAAGGCGACAGGGTTCGGAGGACAGGATGTAAGAGGACAAGCAGCAGAGTGTTAGGTTAATGTTGTGTACATAATGGTGTGACAAACATATAATGTTACCTGTGACATTTCCTACTGTTCTTGACCAGCCCTTTTGCACAGACATATTATTTCGTGCATATCATATGCAAACTTttgtaaagatatatatatatatatatatatatatatgcgtatttatatattttcataattttatttcaaaTTTGTAAGAGGTGGGTTTAACTTAACCTAAGCTTAAAGTCGCGATCGAAAAACCACGACTTAAGTTTCGGCTGCCGATGTTGCCGTGTGCCGACACTGCTTGAGTCGCGACAGGAAACATCCGTTTTCGTGTTCCTCACGTGGCTTATCCCCCGTGGGACCCGTGTTTCACGCGAGCACCACGTCATCGGGTAAAACGGCGAGGGAGTGGCTGACCGGGCCGAATGATGCGAATGGGCATTAATTTTCTTTGCAGAGGGCTAGGGGGCAGGACTGAGGTCACGAAGACCGAGGCCTCGTGATTCGTGCCGGCATCGTTCCACTGATGGGCTCGTGTCCTCCGACACACCCCACTCTGTCCCGGAACAGATACCAAAACGGCACGAACCCAAATCCTGCGCCTTCAAATTAAACCACAAGAGCCAAAGACGAGAACCGCCACCCGCGGCCCCCACCGACCCATCGCCGAAACATGACCGTTGATGCTACCTCACCCCACTCTGATGCACGAAACGGGCCCCAACGATTCCAAAACATCGCCCGAATCGTTATCCAGCGTCAGATCCCCTGCCAACGGCGCATGATCGAGTAGAGAGCGATGACAAACCTCCCTACTCCCAGTCCTCTCCTCCCCACTTGTATAAAAAGCATCACCTTTCCTATGTTCTCTCCCCCCACCCCACACATCGCCCCCCACACATCGACATCCTCTGCTCCCTCAGCTCGGCGTTCCTCGGTGAGTGAAAACAAGGGTTTGCCGTTGCTCCTCCCTAGAGATTCATCGGCTGCCTGCGATTAGGGGAAAGAAGGGGAAACCGATGACGctgccgctcctcctcctcctcctcctcctcctggccGTCTCGGTGGTCTCCGCCGACGAAGGTGAGATCCATTCTAGTATCAATGTCGATGGCTTCTCTTTCGCTCCGTCGCTTTTGGCTCAACGAGTTCGTCATCCGGTGATTTTTGTTGCTTCGACGCTCTCCGATCACCGACTACGGCGGATAGTTAAtagttatatttatgttttattggggtttttcttttttaagctatctatatttaatttttgaaataatcctttttcttttcctcaaATTGGGAAACCTATTGCGATCGTAcgtgcgagttccaacaagcttagcTTGCTTTAGATGTACACGAGTTAAGCTTTCCAACTGCCACAGCACGCGGTGCCCCACGCCGGATTGGACACACGGTGCGGGACCCACAGGACATTATTGAGGTTCCTCGCTGTGCGCTGTCCTCTCCGTTCGCGCTCACCTACGCAGAGTGCTTTTTCGCTCGGAAGATATGCGAAAGTATTCGTTACGGAGTACCGTCGGATCCCGCCCTGTCCGACCACTAGAGTTTAAATTGACGGTTGTGATCTAAATCTTCAATTCCTGATTAAACTACTGAGCTACGGTCGTTGTGATGCCAttattgttgtatttcttttataTGCGCCGCATATTTGTtctgttatttatttttatggacGAATCGACGGTGGGGGCCGACTCATGTGCGGATACTGTATCCACCGTCAGATCCTTGCGGCACGAATTTTATCGGTACTCAGCCGACGGCTGAgatattttctttggttttctgGGTTCTTCTTCGTCCTGGACCCCGTACCTCACCCGCTCACGTTGCTTCACAGCTGTCTTTGCCGCTTGTGTTTCGTCGGACCACGTTAAGCTGACACCACCGATAGTAACTCTATATTTTAAATCTTTATTCCGTATTTGCGCACTTTAGCGTTTGGTGCGGATCTCGCTAACTTGCGCTTCTAACGGCAGGGCCGTACATCGGTGTGAATGTCGGCACGGCGCTGTCGGACATGCCGTCGCCGACGCAGGTGGCGGCGCTGCTGAAGACGCAGAAGATCGACCACGTCCGGCTCTACGACGCCGACCCGGCCATGCTCGCGGCGCTCGCGAACACC of the Musa acuminata AAA Group cultivar baxijiao chromosome BXJ3-2, Cavendish_Baxijiao_AAA, whole genome shotgun sequence genome contains:
- the LOC135631431 gene encoding uncharacterized protein LOC135631431 — protein: MAAALGIPKEYGYVVLVLLSYIFLNFWMSFQVGKARKKYQVFYPTLYAIKSENKDAKLFNCVQRGHQNSLEMMPVFFATLLVGGLQLPVIAAGLGAVYTVARFFYFKGYASGVPENRLRIGGINFLALFGLIILTAAFAMSLILDVNMQSRSSS
- the LOC135631430 gene encoding probable transcription factor At3g04930 — translated: MAAPTPTPIPLAQIESSTASPAAAAVAAAAAAAAAAPPPSKLPIKRKKTPQPHSQEQAQPHLSSPDPLLVPAPSSSSSDPPLAADQGFDEDDDYDDGDDDYGAAAAAGSPAPIDVRAGGASAAAAPPFRFQRVWSESDEIRFLQGLLGCWSQGLVFPRDLNLFFDRFSESMPQPYTRSQLSEKLRRLRKKFRVMSSRIARGQDPARLAPHDRDVLHLCTRLWHPSYAASSPFSAPDALAPGSGGNKRRRPNPRAPTGQARPDNPPPFPAPPPPPPPAPIATLTPPPPLLALPPPTDEKVACIGAGTSVNALHPVLENEEKEVKVEKEEKPLSGVGRDEVAPGIDVPRHLLAKTILDVFDACLNEFKVTVAGQGLVFPGSSASSGAAGRSDLEQRWREQRVTELDVLGRRLRDEDGAPPTMRPGKEFPSGKNDCPVKIGPT
- the LOC135631428 gene encoding 3-ketoacyl-CoA synthase 6-like: MPRAPLPEFSSSVRLKYVKLGYQHLVDNFVTFLSIPVMVAVGLELVHRGPQEIVGLWRALELDVIHILCSVFVIVFVATVYFMSRPRPVYLVEYACFKPPSNCRVPFSTFMEHTRLINSDEKSVQFQMRILERSGLGEETCLPPANHYIPPHPTMEASRAEAQLVIFSAIDDLIRKTGLKPKDIDILVVNCSLFSPTPSLSAMIINKYKLRSNIRSFNLSGMGCSAGLISIDLARDLLQVHPGSNALVISTEIITPNFYAGNQRAMLLPNCLFRMGAAAILLSNRRRDAGRAKYRLVHVVRTHKGADDRAYRCVYEEEDAEGHTGISLSKDLMAIAGEALKSNITTIGPLVLPMSEQLLFFLTLVVRKLINPKRKPYIPDFKKAFEHLCIHAGGRAVIDELQKNLELSAAHVEASRMTLHRFGNTSSSSLWYELNYIESKGRMRRGDRVWQIGFGSGFKCNSAVWKCMRTVKTPIDGPWSECIHRYPVHIPEVVKL
- the LOC103976760 gene encoding uncharacterized protein At1g66480 isoform X1; amino-acid sequence: MGNAVCAKEKKKKTAKVMTLDGAVIRLKPPAAAGDVLRDHPGHSVLEADEVKRLGVRATPLDSTQPLEPGKLYFLAELPRPLDRRGLRRASSVVAAARGSATDRLENLRLSRPRRSASLAVETAEGGGAVRVRVRLPAARVAKLLQESADGTEAAERIVELYLAEKSPPARKEVSSRDSHVIPFPRQLTMISRLLSVSI
- the LOC103976760 gene encoding uncharacterized protein At1g66480 isoform X2; the encoded protein is MGNAVCAKEKKKKTAKVMTLDGAVIRLKPPAAAGDVLRDHPGHSVLEADEVKRLGVRATPLDSTQPLEPGKLYFLAELPRPLDRRGLRRASSVVAAARGSATDRLENLRLSRPRRSASLAVETAEGGGAVRVRVRLPAARVAKLLQESADGTEAAERIVELYLAEKSPPARKERRTRFMPVVDETRRRQGSEDRM